Below is a genomic region from Sebaldella sp. S0638.
TTTCGGACACCTGCCTTCTCTCAATTAGTTTACACAATCAAGATTTTTGTGTCCACTTTTTCATACTAACACCACTGATAAACCATTGAATCCACCTAATTTCTTTAACTGATTGTTTTCATCCATTGTCGTCATACTGCTTTCAGAAAAGCCATTATTCATCATTCTTTCTGTCATGAAGTTTCTGAAGATTTTCGTCCCTTTCGGCAGATTCATCAGCATTTTTGCATCCGCCATGAAACGTTCCCCTGTAGGATACTGGATTAATTCACGTCCTCTTTCCCCTACATATGTAAGTCCACCTCTCCAGAAGTTACTACCTGTGTATGTATTTCCAGGGCCTTTACCGGAAGATGGGGGATTTATACTAATTGATGATAATTCTGCCATTTGCTGTTTTATTTCAGCTATTGCTGTGGCAAATTTTGACTTCAAGTTTGATAGAAATGCATCTGCACTGCCAAGTATCTGCTGCCATACTATTTCAAGCATTGGCGGTAAAGTTAACCATGTTAGGTATAAGTTTAGTACAGTTAATAGTGTGTTCATTGTCATTAACATGTGTTTCATTGTCATTGTCAGTATTATCATATCGTAAACTAAACTTACTTTTTGTAGGTAGTTGTCCCAAAGTAATGCTAGTGCGTTCATGTTTTCTGTTGATGAGGACTGCATTAAAGCAAGTTTTTCTTCGATTCCTGTGCCTTGTTGTGTATTTAGGGATGAGGTAGTTGCTGGATTAAAGCCTGTATTTACGCCCGTATCAATTTGGCTTGCTTGAATTCCTGCCATAGTCATTGGATTTAATTGATTATTAGCATTTTTTTCTGTTACTTTAGTTAGAGCATTTATAGGTCCCATTAAATCTATCATATTACTAGCCATTGCAGCATTTAAACTAGATGCATCCAGAACTTTTCCTTCGGCTTCTACATTTCCAAACCAACCATGTTTTTTTATACTTCCTGTATTTGGATCATATGTTTCTTTTCCATATACCATTCCCCACAGTCCATATTTAGTTTTCACCCCTGTCTCTTTATGAACAGTTTCATATGATAGGAAACCCCTATTTACAACTTTTTCATTAGTAAACCATTCAAAAGCTTTATCAGAAAGTTTCGAAAAAGATCTATGCATCTTATAAATCCCAGCTGGAGCTGCTGCTACAGCTCCTATTACCGCCGCTGGCACTGCCCCTACTCCTGTTACCGCTAAAACAGAAGCTACTGCCCCTCCTATTCCCGCTACACCATCTAAAAATCGTCCAATTTCATCTTTAGTTTCTTCTTTACTCTCACTCTCACTTGTTCCACTACCCATATTGTTAGTTATTTCCATATTGTTTAGTGCTGAATTAATTTTAGAAAGTTCACCAATAATATTAATATTATTGGCATTATTAGTTTCTAAAACATTATGTATATTTGATAACATCACATGTTTAAGAACATTCCACAAAAGATTATTATGATTCCCGATTCTCAACGAATTACAAGCAGATATCAAATACCCTTCAATATTCATCATTATCATATGACCGTTAAGAATTGTTCCCTGACATTCTTGAAGTTTAAATAAAATTCCCTGAAGTAGTCCAATTAGAGCTGAATTATCAACAAGTGTATTCGTTTCCTCATTTCCATTTGGACTGAAATTTTTTGAATCTCCTGTATCTTTCACGGTTACCTTAACGCTAGCCTTCAAAGTAGTTTCTATATTTTTAAGTTTACCAATACTCTTCTGTTGCTTTTCCAATTTTTGCAAGAGCTTATAAGTCCTATCAATACTCTGCTGATACTTCTCCATTTCAGTAAGAGGTTTTTTCGGAGTCTTCGTCTTCGAAGCCGCCTTATTCAGCCTTTTTACTCTCTCCTCCGCCTTCTTCACCTTCTCGGTATATTTCGTACTAACCTCAATATCGACCTCTACGGTTGTTTCTCTAGCCATTCTTCACCTCCTTTTCCAATTCAGATATTAAGTCCACATATTTAATCAGATCAAATACGCTGGAATTGTTTAAGTCCTCATAATTCAGATTCATTTGCAGATTATTATTTCCCCTGACTACAATTCTTGCTATTTGTTTGGATAATATATCTGAATAGGTGTAATTCAACGGGTCAAATGGCTTTATGAATTCAAAAAAACCGTTACCTCTGTCGTTACTGTAGTAAAGTCTTTCCCGGAAAAATCAAGAATATCATCTTCTCTTAACCCTGCACAAAAAGCTGCTACCTTAGCTGCAAAAGCATTATTCGCTACTAATATTAACTCCCCTTTGTTTTCCTTCTTAAATTCTTTTTCAAGCTGTATAAGCTGTCTTCCTGTAAGCTTGTCAAAATCCAGCTCTATAGTATCTGTCATTTCCCCGTTAATGTCATATGTTTTTTCCAATTTAATTTCCATATATATTATCCTCCTGATTTTATTTTTCTGATTTATTTAAAAAGATAAAGTTACTAACTTAACAGACTTTGGAATCTTTTCGCCTGGTCTATACCGTTTATGCTGCTCTTAAATCCTAATTTATCTATATTTATTATCTCTTTTCCGTCTAAAGTCACTTTGTACGCAAGACAAGAAACAACTATCTCAGTTTCTGTTTTTTCTCCGGCTTTTATAGTCCCGCCCTTGAATTCTTTTACTTTTCCTTTTATATCCACTTTAAGTCCTTTTAAAACAGCACTTCCCGTAGCAGAATCAATATGCTGCTGAGCTGCTCTCAAATGGAATGTGTGTGCCTGCTGATCGTTTATATTTGAAATATCTCCGTTTATAGCAGAAAATTTCATTACAAGATCCATTACATCTGTAGACCCTATTATAGGCTCTTCTATCTTACCGGCTATATCAAAACCTTCTATTTCAGCCACCATAAATTTTAATTCAGGAAGCGTTACCTCAGCTATCCCTGTTACTTCATTACTTCCGTCAATGTATACTTTTGCAGCATTTATCGCCGCAGGTACATGTGTACTCATATTTTATTCCTCCTATTTAAAATAATAATTTGTAATATCGTTCAGGTTATATTCCAATTCGTAAACTCCGGCCTGGAAAGGCAGAATCGGACTAAAATCTATATGCCATGTAAATTTACCTTTTTGCATATCAGTAAGAGAGTTGCTTTCTTCTCTTAATTCTATTTTCGCATCATACAAGTGATTTCCAGTTAATGTTTTCAGCCAGTCTTCCACTGTCATATTAATAGAATCTCTTAATACATTTGTAAATTTTCTGTCTATAAACTGCCAAGTGCTTAATATCAAAGTATTTGCAGCCCATTTGAACATTCT
It encodes:
- a CDS encoding Alb1 domain-containing protein; amino-acid sequence: MARETTVEVDIEVSTKYTEKVKKAEERVKRLNKAASKTKTPKKPLTEMEKYQQSIDRTYKLLQKLEKQQKSIGKLKNIETTLKASVKVTVKDTGDSKNFSPNGNEETNTLVDNSALIGLLQGILFKLQECQGTILNGHMIMMNIEGYLISACNSLRIGNHNNLLWNVLKHVMLSNIHNVLETNNANNINIIGELSKINSALNNMEITNNMGSGTSESESKEETKDEIGRFLDGVAGIGGAVASVLAVTGVGAVPAAVIGAVAAAPAGIYKMHRSFSKLSDKAFEWFTNEKVVNRGFLSYETVHKETGVKTKYGLWGMVYGKETYDPNTGSIKKHGWFGNVEAEGKVLDASSLNAAMASNMIDLMGPINALTKVTEKNANNQLNPMTMAGIQASQIDTGVNTGFNPATTSSLNTQQGTGIEEKLALMQSSSTENMNALALLWDNYLQKVSLVYDMIILTMTMKHMLMTMNTLLTVLNLYLTWLTLPPMLEIVWQQILGSADAFLSNLKSKFATAIAEIKQQMAELSSISINPPSSGKGPGNTYTGSNFWRGGLTYVGERGRELIQYPTGERFMADAKMLMNLPKGTKIFRNFMTERMMNNGFSESSMTTMDENNQLKKLGGFNGLSVVLV
- a CDS encoding phage tail assembly protein, with the protein product MEIKLEKTYDINGEMTDTIELDFDKLTGRQLIQLEKEFKKENKGELILVANNAFAAKVAAFCAGLREDDILDFSGKDFTTVTTEVTVFLNS
- a CDS encoding phage major tail tube protein, giving the protein MSTHVPAAINAAKVYIDGSNEVTGIAEVTLPELKFMVAEIEGFDIAGKIEEPIIGSTDVMDLVMKFSAINGDISNINDQQAHTFHLRAAQQHIDSATGSAVLKGLKVDIKGKVKEFKGGTIKAGEKTETEIVVSCLAYKVTLDGKEIINIDKLGFKSSINGIDQAKRFQSLLS